From Rhopalosiphum padi isolate XX-2018 chromosome 2, ASM2088224v1, whole genome shotgun sequence:
aatgtataaatatataatgatattatgcacttaatattttgtataacaccaaatttaaaaataattacatttgtgATATACTGATATGCTATAAATTGGAATAATtggatattatattctataatttatatttatttaattgttaatattaaaactctatacatatttacatttaaatttacatccaatttttttattttaaagcgaacATCAGTATAAATGTAAATCTGGCCAATGCATTGATAGAACATCAACTTGTGATGGAACTCAAGATTGTAAAGATGGGTCTGATGAAACTTtggaattatgtaaaaatgttcaGTGAGTtggctttaataaaataactttcatattttactaaatattttaaattttaggtgtCAAAAGTATACATTCCGATGTAAATATGGGGCTTGTGTCAGTAAAGAGAGTAAATGTGATGGTGTTAGACAGTGTGCTGATGGATCTGATGAAGAAAACTGTGATCCAATCTCAAAACCGGTGTATAGTACAATTCAATCAACATCGCAGTCAAATACagggtatttattattttattttagctataCAATATAAGAATAACTTACGCATTATTTATAGACTATTTGAGGATTTTGCAAGtacaagaaaaataatgtatttttcgaaaaattgaatttatcagTTAATTATGTCCctattaaacttaatatgtcattaaattgtcttatttgttgtaactgataaaataaaatacaaaatttgtagCTATAGTTAAAAAACCTATAGGCTTTATAGGTACCATAGGCGTTACTATTCATAGTTATAATCAAGAAATCATTGAACATGGATTGTATAAGAACTAATTAATTctgattattatttctttttttgtattatagagGATGTACTTAGTTGAGTTTAGccagtataggtaatattaatattttataatttaaggaaTTTATGCGTCTTACCAAACGTTGAAGGAGTTGTATATTCTTACGACGGTTCAGATGAAATTTTACCTCACGGGACATTGGTTAATAAATATCGTACTGTAACTGAGAACTGCGAAGTTGGATATCATAAAGCTTATCCTAAAGGATTTAGGGTTTGTCAGGAAAATGGAAAATGGATAACGAATTCTGAGAAATTgtgtttaagtaaattatatattgtaatttgtatgttgtaatagtgtaataattgattatttaaatgttatatgtatgtccaatttttggttatatttgattataatttgtttatgtttatagaaatgTGTCCACCTCTATTATCAGATAGTTTAGATATTAAATGTACTCTTCATGGTAAGTATGTTAATTGTTCAAATCTATCGACACCTGATACAATAGCTATACCATCATGTAAGTCAACACATACTGTACCAAATGGACAAGAAGAGACTCCAATTGAATTACGTTGTCAGTCTAATGGAATGTGGAATAATCAACTATATAGATGCATTCcatgtaattgtatttttttattatttgaatatgtatacgtctctaatttatacattttttctaatttactgAAGAATAACTGTATCTAAATACTTTCgtttgtatatacttattataaaagttaaattttaaaatgagcaAATAATTGTTAGATTACTAGATTAAGTACAATCAtttgatataggtacatttttaagagGATGTGAGCGTAAatgtgcaatattatttttctttcagaCCTACGTGCAACATAGATAAATCACAATCATGTACAATTGCTTTTTATGATTTGTGAGAAATCCTAAAgtaaaattacctattataacttataagaattataaaagATACAATTTCAAGGGTTTGACATATTGaatttgcattttattattattttactttgtattcgactttaaaataaaaataaaaaaattgtaaatttaaatgaatattaaaacgtTCTTTTGAGAAAATATCAAGAcaattcgttataatatatcatacctacaaaaatattattcttaataatttttgtaatttgtgattttataacactattatactAACATCCTCTTAGGTCTTCAACATtatgttttattctttattgtatagatattattactcattaattattaattattaccatctaaataagtattattagtattaaaatattattttagattgcgGCAGACCATATGCTAATCCCCAACCATTAATTGAAAATGGTAAAACAGCTTACTTTGGATCAGCACCTTGGAATGTCGgaatatatcaattaaataaaaagaattcCAATTATGACTTGATATGCGGAGGATCAATAATTGCTCCAAATTTAGTTGTTTCTGGTAAGAACTGtaacattgtatttaaaatttaaaaatgaatgataattaattaagtaacaTTTTTAGCGGCTCATTGTTTTTGGCAAAAAGGTATGCTATCAAATAGAATATCAGTAAATGATGGTCTATACAAAATTGCTGTtggaaaatttaatagaaattttaacgtaattgacAATCAATTCACTCAAATTTTGAATGTAAGTtatgttattactttaaaaaatagaatctgataaaattttattatattattattgttactattattatagtaataatagtaggtatgatattataatatatatattataaataaaacaattttataggtGGAAACAATTTATCTGAAAGAAGGTTATTATGGATCTAACGCGTTCTATGCTGAAGATATAGCTGTTATcgtgttacaaaataaaatttctattaGTAGTGGTGTAGCACCAGTTTGTGTTGATTGGaatagtagatataatatacagaatggAACTCAAGGAAAGGTTggtttttttggtaaaataaatattaaaattatgattaattacagATATTACAAGTTTAGTATACATTACTATTCATCATTGTCTATTTGTATGTAGAACAAATACTG
This genomic window contains:
- the LOC132919622 gene encoding modular serine protease-like, which translates into the protein MTMVFVSYRYCQCFVLLYIITSQTYAAISSEKCWWTGCQLSTWAVTGCKQYNRIERNVKNCTGGSEYYCCLPDPEVTPAEDCWWTGCQSNSWAVKGCDSYNRIEKKRTACEANGFKYECCTRHNTANRNPEDTFNGANGQSIERSAICDGRADCSDGSDETNNLCAKQTCQSYTYRCKYGACVDNSAKCNGKNDCVDGSDENLPECNISNGSPKCPEHQYKCKSGQCIDRTSTCDGTQDCKDGSDETLELCKNVQCQKYTFRCKYGACVSKESKCDGVRQCADGSDEENCDPISKPVYSTIQSTSQSNTGNLCVLPNVEGVVYSYDGSDEILPHGTLVNKYRTVTENCEVGYHKAYPKGFRVCQENGKWITNSEKLCLKMCPPLLSDSLDIKCTLHGKYVNCSNLSTPDTIAIPSCKSTHTVPNGQEETPIELRCQSNGMWNNQLYRCIPYCGRPYANPQPLIENGKTAYFGSAPWNVGIYQLNKKNSNYDLICGGSIIAPNLVVSAAHCFWQKGMLSNRISVNDGLYKIAVGKFNRNFNVIDNQFTQILNVETIYLKEGYYGSNAFYAEDIAVIVLQNKISISSGVAPVCVDWNSRYNIQNGTQGKIVGWGKTEKGISSPFLLEACLPYIDHDSCRSMYKNGFENFVTFDKFCAGSSALGQGVNQGDSGAGLTFLHSDYYYLTGIVSVKDPNTFNSIAVFTGVKRHIQWIRELYNKYTSYASDSIFKSNKMVLN